From Desulfonatronovibrio hydrogenovorans DSM 9292:
GCAATTCCGACATTGCCAGCCGGAGGCAAATGATCAGGGCTGGTTTTCAGTGCTTGATTCCGAGCCTGCAAGTTCAGCATTGACCCTGTTCAGAAGCTGCTCATCATCAGGGTTGATGTCCAGGATACTCTTAAAATGGTCAACAGCCCGCTGCTGGTCATCAAGATAGTATTTGAAGATGATGGCCAGGTTAAAATGGCTGCGATAGTTGCCGGGATCAATTTCCAGAAGGCTTTCAAAAAGTTCTACCGCCTCTGGATAACGTTCCAGCTGAAACAGGCTGAAACCGGCCTGATTAAGAGCCAGATCATTTTCCGGCTCCAAGGCCAGAATTCTGTTCCAGAAGGCATAGGCCCTGTCCCAGGCTTCCATAAGCATGAAAAAATGGGCCAGCTCCTTGAGGGCTTGGACATTTTCAGGATTCCGGTCCACTTCAGCCATGAGGGCTGTAATTTCCGCCATCATGGCCTGATCCTGACTCTGGGGTCCGGTCCTGGTTTCAACTATGATCGACGGGTCCTGGACCCTGGACCATAACGAAGTGGAAAATATGGCCACCAGGCTGAGAATGGCCATAAAAGCCACGGTTTTCTGCATTGCTGAGGGTGAAATAAAACTATTGCTCATCCGAACTGATCTCCAGTTGCCTGACCTTGAGGTCAAGCCTTTTTTGTATGGTTGCCAGATAAAACAGATAACCGCTGATACCGATCCACACTGCGGCGTTACTGATGATTAGATAAGTCATGATGTCCTCTAATAGATAAAAAGATTTCTGATCCGGTCCCTGATTTCCAGCTGTCTGAACCGATAAAGGATAAAGGTCAGGGTCAGCAAGCCCCAGGCAGTAATACACACCAGAACCGTGGTCATCATTTCCGGCTCAAGCCCTCCTCCCCTGGATCCAAATACAGCAGGATGGATGCTTCTCCACATCCTGGCCGAAAGAAAAACCAGAGGAACATTCAAAAATGCCACAATGCCCAGTACCGCTGACACAGCCCGCATTTTTCCAGGGTTATCCATGGATTTCCTGAGGACCAGGTAACCGGCATAAATGAACCACATAACCAGGGTGGTGGAAAGACGGGGATCCCAGGTCCACCATGTATTCCAGGCTGCCCTGGCCCAGATGGAACCTGTAACCAGGGCCAGGGTTGCATACAGCAGTCCCAGCTCGGCCCCGGCCAGGGCCAGACGGTCAAAAGAAGGATTTCTGGTGATGAGAAAGCCTGCGCTGGCGCAAAATACCAGAAAAAAACAGAGCAGTCCCCACCAGGCCAGAGGCAGGTGAAAGTAGAATATTTTCTGGAGCAGCCCCATGGTCGCCTCAACCGGCGCATACACCCAGATGAAATACTGAGCTCCAACCAGTCCCAGCCCGGCTGCCACCGCCAGGATGGGGATAATTTCCTGTGTCAGGGATCTGTTAAGCATGTAGTTCAAGCCTATCCTCGCCAGCCTGTTGAAAGGGCACTCAGGCCCGGTTCAAGGTAACTGGAAGATGGTTTTATCAGTAAGTATCCGGCCTCACAGGTCAATGGTCAATATTCACTGTACACAAAGGGAAAAAGGATCATGGCAGCTCCTGAAAACACTGCCCCGAACGCAAAGGCAATCCCAATCCATCCAGCCAGGTTTTCTTCTGCTCCTCCTCCCATGAAGCATGCTCCCAGCCTGATTCCGGCCAGAAGCAAAGGAATGAGCAAGGGAAAAATTACCACGCTCAAAAGAGAATCTCTGGATGAATGCCCCTGGGAAACAGCACCCAGAAGAGAACCAACCGCAACCAGTCCCCAGTCCACCAGCAGGATGGTTCCGGCCAGGGACCAGATATCAGCCAGGTCCTGTCCCAGAAAAACCATTATGGCCGGCAAAAAAATCATTTGGGCCAGCACAAGCAGGACAAACCCCGAACAGGCCTTGCTCAACCAGATATACTGCAGGGGCAGGGGGGAAATCAAAAGCCCCACCCTGGCCTGATTGGCTTCTTCAAGGGAGTACAGGGTATTGAAAACAAGCACCAGGGCAAAACTGGTGGCCAGCCAGAAGATCGATGCTCCGGCCTGGGCTGGAACTTCCTCTCCCACCGGGGTGGACAGGCTGAAAACAAATACCAGGATCAGACCGAGCAGGACTGGCTGGATAATGCCGGTTCCGTCTGAAAAGATCAGTTTCAGATCCTTGCCGGTTATGCTCAGAAACCCCCTACTCAAGGCCCGTACCCCGGTTCCAGGATCTGAATTCCCTGGCTGATCCGTAAAATGCAGCTTGCTTATTGTCCAGATACAGGACCGTGTCAGTCAAATCCAGGTCTTCTTCCAGGGTATGGCTTATCCAGACCACAGCTGCCTGATCCTGAACAGCCTGGGCGATCCTGGACCGTAAAAGCTCTCTGGAGCCGGTATCCAGGCCGGTCCCCGGCTCATCCAAAAGCATGAGTTCCGGGTCCAGCATAAGCACCCTGGCCAGACTCAGCCGTTGAGACATTCCTCTGGAAAACCTGCCGGCCTTTTCATGGACAAAGGCTTTAAGGCCAACACTGTCCAGAAGTTCAATGAGCTGATCCTGGGAAAGGGGGAGCGCATAGATCCCTGCCCAGAACCTGAGGTTGTCAAGGGCGGTCAGACCTGGATAAATAAAGGTGTTATGCCCGATAAATCCGACCTTTTCCCTGGCCACGCCATGCTTGACCAGCCCGCTTGATGGCTGCACCAATCCAGACATGATGCTCATGAGTGTGGTCTTGCCGGCTCCATTGGGTCCGGCCACAAGGGTCACACTCCCGGCCCTGACTTCAAGACTGACATTCTTGAATACCAGACGCTGATCAAAAAAATGAGTGACCCGGTCCAGTCTGAGCACCAGCTGATCTTTAAATGTATTGTCCTGCATATTACGGCACAATAGAGGCGCTCTCTATAGATTATCCCAGTCCATTCCCTGCTTCGCAACCCTGACCGGTATCTGGATGACCCGGAAGCCAGAAAGCAAAGACCCTGATTAAAGACCTGGTCCGTGGCCGGCCAGGAAATAACTATTCATCCATATCTTCAACTTTCCTGACCCTGACCCGGCCCATTATTGCAAACCCGGCCAGGCAGACCATGAAGCTGCCGATCCAGATCCAGTTGACCAGGGGGGTTATGTTCAACTTGACCGTGATGGTCTTTTCCTGATCAAAGGCCAGGATGGTTGAATAAATCTCATTACCCAGGGAAGGAATTACAGAAACTTCAGCATAGGGAGAGTCAAAATTTCTGTAGAGCTTTCGCTGGGGAGTCAGGGTTCCAAGCCTTTCATCGCCTTTGTAAACATTGATCCGGGCTTCGTATATGGCCAGTCCCGGGGTGATTATTTCTTCAAACTCCACATAATGAAAATCAAACTGGTTGAAACCTACCCTCTCCCCTTTGGGCATAACCATTTCCCTGCTGTCCTGGTATGGTCCTGAAAAGGCCACCCCGAATACAATCATGGCAATTCCGAGATGCAAAAGATACACTCCCCACCCGACCCTTTTCTTTCTGACCTGGGGAGTCAACAGGATATACAGCAGCATGGAAAACATTCCAGCCACACCACTGGCTGCTGCAGCCAGGGGCAGCAGAAGTCTTATGCCGCCTATCCACAAACCCACCATGGTGAATATAAAAACCAGACAGACAATGAAAAAACTGTTTTTATCCTTGATCCCGTCTCTCCATTTAAACCAGGGGCACACGCAGAGTATAACTGCCATAAAGGTAAAAAGAGGCAGGCAGACCCGGTTGTAGAAATCAGGCCCCAGGCCCAGGGGACTGGCTGTCCACAGCCTGGAAATAACCGGCCACATGGTGCCCATGGCCACGATGATGGCCAGGGCCAGCAGCAGCCAGACTGTGACAATCATCATTCCCTGCTTGCTCCAGAAGCTGTCCACTGCACTCCTGTCTCCCTTTCCGGTCAGGGCCACAAAAAAGGTGAAGACCAGAGAGACCAGAATCAGAATCATCAGAGGCAAACCCACCCCGGTCCCTCCAAAGGTATGCAGGGAGTCAATCACATTGCTCCTGACCAGGAAGGTGGCAAAGAAACAGGTAATCAGGCTCAAACAGATGAGGATGAGGTTGGAACGGTGCAGAGTGTTTCGCTGCTTGCCGATCATGGCAGTATGCAGAAAAGCTGTACTCACCAGCCAGGGGATAAGAGACGCGTTTTCCACAGGATCCCAGGCCCAATAACCGCCCCATCCAAGTTCCATATAGGCCCACCATCCACCCAGAAGAATGCCGCCGCCAGTCAGCATGATCCAGGCAAACAGCACCCAGTTCCGGGTCTGGAACAGCCAGGACCTTTGATCACCTGTAACCCATCCAGCCAGGGCCAGACAGGCCGGGATGGTAAATCCGGCATAGCCTAAAAAGGTCATGGGCGGATGAAAGATCATGCCCACGTTCTGGAGCAGGGGATTGAGTCCGCGTCCGGACACCGGGGCCGGGTCCAGGATCAGAAAGGGATTGCTCGGCCCGGTGAGCATGAGCAGGAAAAAAGCCTGGACCATGAAAAAGAATCCCCAGAAATAGCCCTTGGTCTTTTCTGGCAGGCCCCTGTAAACCGGTGAATAGATCCAGACAAGCCCCATAACAGCCATGACCCAGAGCCAGAAGAGCATGGACCCGGCCTGTCCGGCCCAGAAAGCCGACAGCCTGTAGACCTGGGGAAGGAAATCATCTGTATATCGGTAGACATATGAAAAGGAATAATCCTTCATCCACAAGGCCTGCAGCAGTATCAGGGAGGACAGGGTCAGGATCACAAAGCAGGCCACATGGCCCTTTTCCATCCAGGCCACACTCTTCATCCGGTCACTGCCGCCGGACCTTAAGGCCTCCCAGAAAAAAGCCAGGCCAAGAACAACGTAGATCAAAAGGGAAACAAGCAGAGTGAAGAAACCGATATATTGCATTGCATTATCCCGTTCTAAATCAAAAAATTAATAAAAAAGGATGGATCCAGGTCCATCCTTGAGCATGTCTATCCAGTTGAACCAGGGTCTCACCTGGTCAGGCCCCTCAATCAGGTTGTTATTCTTTCTGAAAAAGGATTGAAGCCATAAAGCATCCCTGCCAGGCAAAGCCAGGCTGCCTTGACAAATCATTCCTTTAGTAGGCCCCGTTCTGATACGGAATCTGATCAGGATGTTCACCCCCGTAGGAATCCTGGGATTCGTACTTGGAAGCACACTTGGTCATAAGAGTCGAGGCCATGAACATATTCTGTTCAGGATTCATTCCGCCTTCCACAATGACCTCAGCTCCCGGAGCAAACAAATCCGGAATAGCACCGGTATACCGGACCCTGATAACTTTGGACTGATCTTCCTTGTCCTGAAGGTTGAAAGTTACCCCCAGAGCATCCTGATCCCGCTCCAGGCCGGACCCGCCCACAGTACCGAACAGCCTGGCCCTTTCAAGGCTGGAGGTGTCCATGGCCAGGGCTTCGGACACCTCCAGAAAATAGGTGCTGTTCCTGGCAATACTGGTGGCCATCAGATAACCCACTCCGGAAAAAATAAGCACAAAGGCCACAACATACATGAGCCTGGAGTTCTTTTTACCGGACATTTAAATCCCCCTGATAGTTTATACACTGGGCAGGCTTTAAAACAATAGGTTCTGGCCTGCTCTTTTTATGAAATAATCCTAATCCATTCATTGTTCAATAGTTAATTTTTGACAGCAACTTCATTTCTGGCGGACCAGCCTGTTCCTCCTTTGCCTGGCCAGCTCGCGCATGTCCACCACCTCGTCGGTTTCATCCACGATCTCCTTGCCCAGGATCTCTTCCAGCACGTCTTCCAGGGTGACCAGTCCGGATATTCCTCCGTATTCATCCAGGACCATGAACAGATGGATTCTGGATTCAAGAAATCTGATCAACAGCCGGTCAAGGCTCATGGTTTCTACAACAAAATTGACCGGTTTCATGAGTTTTTCCAGCCTGAGGTCGTCCTGGTCGTTGGCCAGGGCCTCCAGGACCTCCCTGCGGTATATTATGCCCACAATCTCTTCTGGATCACCGTTTTCATAAACCGGTATCCGGCTGTGGGGCCAGAAGGTCTTGTATTCCTTGGCCTGGGACACTGTCATCTGGCTGGGCAAGGAAAAAACCACCATCCTGGGAGTCATGATGTCCTTGACCATCTTTTTGTCCAGGGACAAAATATTCTGGATGGACATCTCTTCGTATGGCTTGATGATGCCTGATTTCCTGGTGATGCTGATCATGGCCAGCAGATCTTCTTCAGATGTGCCTGGTGAATGCTTTCTCTTTTCAATCAGGCCCACGATCTTTCGGCATACAAAAATGATGGGACCAAAGACCCAGACCAGCATCCTTAAGGGCTCGGCCAGGACAGTTGCCACACGCCGGTTGTAGAGTACCCCCAGGGTCTTGGGAATTATTTCAGAAAATATAAGTATGGTCAGGGTAAAGACAATAGTGAAATAGACAAGATTCTGGGCACCAAAGACATGGGCAGCAGCAGCACCGGCTATGGCTGCGCCAGCTGTGTTGGCAATGGTATTCAGGGTGAGGATGGCGGCAATAGGCTGGTCGATTCTGGTCCGCAGGGCGTACAAGACCCTCCCGCTTTTGCGATTCTCTTTTTTTAATCTCTCGATATAACTCCAGGGTACGGAGTAAAGGGCGGCCTCGGCAATGGAACAGAAAGCCGAAATTATCACCGCAAGGGAGAAAGCAATGATCAGCTCCCACATAAGCTTTTAACTGCTAGCAGAAGGATTGACGCCCCGCAAGCATAAAGATTATGGACTGATCTGGATGTTGACTGTTTAACCAGGGGTTTTTTATTGAAGATCAGAAATATTTTTTTGGACCGAGACGGGACCTTTATCCAGGACATGCACTATCTTAAGGACCCGGAAAAAATCCGGTTCATCCCGGGTGCGGTCCGGGCCATGCAGGAAATGACCAGAAACCAGCTCAAACTCTTTATGGTCACCAACCAGAGCGGCATCGGCCGTCAATACTTTACCCTGGACCAGTACTCCAGGGTCCATGAATACCTTGAACACCTGCTGGCAGATAACAGTATCAGCCTGACCGGTTCTGCATTCTGTCCCCATTCACCGGATGATGGCTGCGCCTGCCGTAAGCCTGGCCCGGGAATGTGGGTGGACCTCAGGGAAAAATTCCAGTTAAAGGCCAGTGAAAGCATCATGATCGGAGACAAGCTCTCTGACCTGCTTTTTGCCGGCAGGTGCGGATTCAGGGCTGCAATACTGGTCCTGACCGGGTATGGACCGGCAACCCTTGAGAAGATGGGCCTTGAATCCAGGCCCGGAAAATGGTTTGAAGCCGGAACCATACAGAAAACTCCCCTGCTGGTAGCTCAGGATCTTTTTGCTGCCTGGAACTGGATCCAAAAGGAGCTCTGATTTGCCCTTCAATAAAATCGGGGTCTGGCAAACCGCTTTTCTGGGCGATGCCGTTCTGACCCTTCCTCTGCTTCAGACCCTGAACAATGCCTGCCCCCAGGCCAGACTGTTCTTTTTTGTCCGCAAAGGACTGGGCCGGCTGTTTGAACCGGATACCAGGTTTCAGACCATAGAATTTGACAAATACGGTGCTGACCAGGGGCTTTCCGGTCTGTTCAGGACAGCCCGCAAGATCCGGAAAATGGACCTGGACCTCTGGATTTCGCCCCATGCCAGCTTTAGAAGCGCTATGATCGCGGTTCTTTCCAGGATCAAAGCCCGGATTGGATATTCAAGTCCCTGGCCCAATGTCTTTGCCTACCCAACCAGGGTGGACAGACGGTTCACCCGGCTTGATGAAATCGAAAGAGTCCTTGAGCTGCTCAGGCCCTTAAAGCCGGACAGCATCCAGACCTGGCCCGACCTTGTTCTGGACAAAAGTTCCATGAACAAAGCTGAACAATTCTGGTCTTCCAATATTTCCGGCAGGACCCTTGGCATCCATCCCGGGTCCACCTGGCCCACCAAGCAGTGGCCTGAGGCCCATTTTGCCAGGATTGTGGACCTGACCTCCACCCTGCCCGGAGTCCGGGTCCTTATTTTTGCCGGTCCTGGTGAAGAAAAGGTGGTTCAGAACATCCTCAACCTCAGCCGGAAAAAGGATCATGTCCTTAATCTGGCCGGCCGGCTGAACCTTCCTGACCTAGCTGCTTATATCGACCGCCTGGACTGCTATCTGACCAATGATTCCGGCCCCATGCACCTGGCCTGGACCAGAAAAACCCCGGTTATCGCCTTGTTCGGCCCAACCACCAGGGAACTGGGCTTCTTTCCCAGGGGCAAGGACTCTGTGGTGCTGGAGTCCGGACTGCCCTGCCGGCCCTGCGGACTGCACGGACACCGGCACTGCCCGGAAGGGCACCACAGATGCATGCTGGACATAACCCCGGAAACCGTGATGAAATACATAAAGGAAATGATTCATGGCTGAATCCTGTGTCATTGTCCGGCTGGGATCTTTGGGTGATGTTCTTCTGACCACCGGTGTCCTTGCCTTTGCAGGCAAAGAGCAAGGACTGATGTTTCATGTGGTGACTAGGTCCTGTTTTGGTGATATATTCCTTAATCACCCTGCAGTGCAGGAGGTCATCCCGGTAAATCTGGAAGACCTGACCTGGCAGGGCTGGCAAAAATTCTGTTCCAGCCTGGTCCGGACCCACCCGGGAAAAGACCTGGTGGATCTGCATGTAAATCTGAGGACCTTTTTTCTCAAGCGGATCTGGCAAGGCCAGGTAAAGACCTATCCCAAATTCAGCCTGTCCAGGCGTTTTTTTGCCCTGACCGGCCTGGATGTCTTTAAAAACAGGCTGGTTAGCCTCAATATTCCCCAGCGTTACGCTATTTCCATGAACCAGGAGGCACCGGACAAAGCCAGCCTCATCCCCAGGATCTTTCTCAGCCCAGAGGAACAGAAAGAGGCAGCTACTACCCTGTCTTTTCTTGAACCTGGCAACCCACTTGTCTGTCTTCACCCTTACGCCACCCACCAGGCCAAGACCTGGCCCCGGAGCAGATGGCAGGAACTGACTGTCCTTCTGGAAAAAAACAATCTGGACTGGATCGTCATCGGTCAGGACCCAAACCCCCTGTTCCCTGATCACCCCAGGGATCTGACCAATAAGACCTCCATCAGACAGACAGGGGCGGTCATTGCTCGGTGCGTCTGCCTGGTTACTGGTGATTCCGGACCCATGCACCTGGCCACAGCTGTGGATACCCCGGTTGTAGCCCTTTTCGGACCCACCAGCAGAGAGTGGGGGTTTTTTCCTTCCGGTTCCAGGGATCTGGTCCTGGAGGCAGACCTGAAGTGCCGGCCCTGTTCTCTGCACGGACAAGTCATGGGCCAATGCCGCAACCGGTGCATGGAGCTTCTTGAGCCCCAGCAGGTGGTCCAGGCCTGCTTGATAAATGGCATGGATTCCAATAAGCAGGTTTCATGATGCCGGCTGGATCTTTTCCTGAAACCAGAGCCCAAGAACTTGAGTGGTTCTTTGAAGAGTCTCCTGAAGGCTTCCTCAGGCTGACCATCAGGGGCAACCTCAACATCAGAACTGCCTCCAGGCTGTGGAAAGAAACTGATCAGCACCTGGGCCAAAAAGATTTCTCCGGGCTGGATGTGGACGCAGGCCAGGTGGATTACCTGGATATGTCCGGCCAGGCCTTTTTACTTCACTTTTCCCGGTCCATGGAACAGAAAGGCAAAAAAGCAAAGATCTTTGGACTGCGCCAGGACTTCAGGGAAATGTTTGACCAGCTTTCCTGCTTTGACTGCCTGGAACGGCCCCTGGCCGCCAAAAGATCGCTCCTGGAAGAACTTGGCAAAGCCACAGTCAAACTGGGCCACGATATCCGGGAATTTTTCACATTTGTTGGTCAGTTCGTGTCCGCCCTGACTTACAGCCTTGCCAGACCAGGTACTGTCCGCTGGAAAGACGTATTGCTGCACATTGAAAATGTTGGCGCCAAGGCTGTTTTCATTATCACCCTGATCGGTTTTCTCATGGGCCTGATCATTTCTTTTCAGTCAGCCATGCCCCTGAAAATGTTCGGAGCAGAAATATTCGTGGCCAGGCTCCTGGGACTGTCCATGGTCCGGGAGCTGGGCCCGCTGGTCACTGCCATCATTCTGGCCGGCAGAACCGGATCATCCTTTGCTGCGGAGATCGGGACCATGAAAATCAACGAGGAAATCAGCGCCCTCAGGACCATGGGCCTGAATCCCACCAGGTTCCTGGTGGTTCCCAGGATGCTGGCCACCATGCTGGTCATGCCCTTGCTGACGATTTTCTTCATTCTTTTCAGTCTGATCGGCGGGGCCATTGTCATGGTCTCCCTGGGCTATCCCCTGACAACATACATCAGCCAGGTGACCATGTCCCTGACCATGACTGACCTGGCCGGAGGCATGTTCAAGGCCCTGGTCTTCAGCCTGCTGGTGGCCTGGATCGGTTGCGTCCGAGGTCTTCAGACCACCACCGGGGCCAGTGCTGTGGGGCTTTCCACCACCAGTGCAGTGGTCAGCGGCATTGTGCTCATTGCAGTCACTGACGGAATATTTGCTGTAACTTTTTACCTGCTGGGTATTTAGACCATGGCTGAAGACAATAGACCGGTCATTTCCGTGCAGGGCCTGACCATGGGCTTTGGAAACAGGGTCCTGATGCAGAACCTGAATTTTGAGGTCTTTTCAGGGGAGATATTTGTCATTCTGGGTGACTCCGGCAGTGGGAAAAGTACTCTTTTAAAGCATATGATCGGCCTGTACACGGCTCAGGCCGGAAAAATACTCATCCAGAACCAGGACTTGACCAGCAGCACTGAATCAGGAAAAATGGAGATTCTTCAGAAAATCGGCATCAGTTATCAAAGCGGTGCCCTTTTTGGCTCCATGACCCTGCTGGAGAATGTCCGCCTGCCTCTGGAGGAATTCACGGACCTGTCCAGGGAGGCCATGGACCTGGTCTGCAGGATAAAACTGCACCAGGTGGGGCTTACAGGATTTGAAAATCATATGCCTTCTGAACTCAGCGGGGGCATGCAGAAACGGGCGGCCATTGCCAGGGCCATGGCCCTGGATCCGGGCATTTTGTTCCTGGACGAGCCTTCTGCCGGACTTGACCCCATCACTTCCCTTGAACTGGACGAACTCATCCTGAGCCTGGCCCACAGCCTGAAGATAACCTTTGTCATTGTCACCCATGAACTGAGCAGCATTTTCAAGATAGCTGACCGGATGATCATTCTGGACAAAAAACGCAAAACAGCTGTGGCCCAGGGTCGACCTGAAGACCTTAAAGACAATTCTCCTGATCCATGGGTCCGGGCCTTTTTGAGTCGCGAACCTTTTAACCGGGAAACTTCCAACCATCAGCTGTCATGAGAACAAGCCCCAACTACTACACCATCGGCATTTTTGTGACCATCGGCCTGATCCTGGTCCTGGGATTTCTGATCATTCTGGGAGCCGGAGCCATTTGGCGGGAACGGGTGCTAATTGAGACTTATGTGGACGAGTCCATCCAGGGTATTGACGTGGGTTCCCATGTTAAAATGCGCGGAGTCCAGATCGGCAATGTTGAGCACATCAGCTTTGTCAACATCAAATACCCTGAAGCCCTTTTGACTGAAAAGCGCTATGTACTCCTGGAAATCAGCCTTTCCCTTAAAGCATTCGGAGATGTCACCCCGGAAGAGCTTGAAACCTTTCTGGAACAGGAAGCCAAAAAAGGCCTCAGGGTCAGGATGCTGCCCATGGGCATCACCGGATCATCATACATTGAGATCGATTACCTGGACCCGGTCCGTCACCCCCCCCTGCCCATCAACTGGTCTCCGGAAAACACCTATGTCCCTTCGGCCCCAGGGACCTTTACCCGTCTGGAAGAGACCTTTGAGTCCCTGAGCAACACCATGGCCAAGCTGGAGCAGGTGGATTTCAGGTCAACCCTGGATCACCTGGATGAATTGATTGTCAGCCTGACCGCTACAGTCAAATCCCTGGATCTGGACCACATGACTACCCAGGCCAACCTGTTCATGGATGAACTCAGAGAGACCAACTTGAGGATCTCCGGGATCCTTGGACCCTCCAGCCAGCAAATGGCTCAGGATATAAATATCTACAATATCCTGTCCGACACCAGCCATGTGATGGGCGACATCAGAAAAGGCTTTGAACGGCTGGGCATGGACCAGGAAGACGGAACCCTGGATCAGCTCTTCCAGACCATTGCCAATCTGAGCCAGGCAACAGAAGACCTGCCCCGGACCATGCAGAGTATCAGGGAAGCGGCTGATGCCATGCATCAGGGTTCAGCCGGGTTCAACCGCATGACCCGGAGGGCCCATTCCCTGATGGCCAGCCAGAACCAGAAGATCGAGGCCATCCTGAGAGACATGGAAGTCACCACCAGAAACCTGATGGACCTGACCACCGATGCCAGAAGATATCCTTCCTACTTCCTTTTCGGCGATAAGCCGTTGGAGAGTGATCCAAGATGAAAAAAAATCTCATTTCCGCAGCCATGGTCTGTGCAGCCCTGCTCCTGCTTGCCTCCTGCGCTCCCAAAAAGCCGGGCTTTGAAAGAAACAACTTCCTGGTTGAAACCCAGCGTCAGCTTCCAGCTCAGGACCGGCTGGTAAACAGGCCTTTAACTGTAAGGATCTTTTCGGTATCCCCCATTTATCAGGGCAAGGAAATCATCTACAGGACCCCCCGGAACAGGGTCCATTCTGATTTTTACAACCACTATTTTGTCCTGCCCGGACCCATGATTACCGATTCGGTCAAGTCCTGGTTCAGGGATTCCGGCCTGTTTGCCTCAGTGGTTCCAGTATCCAGCCACCTGGATACCGACCTGGTCCTGGAGGGAGCAATCAATGCCCTTTATGCTGACTACACTGATCAGCATCAGCCCAGGGCTGTGCTGGACATCAGCTTTCTGGTGCTTGAATTTAAAGGGGTGGAATATGAAATTGTATTTCATAAGCAGTACAGGAAAGAAACCCAGCTGACCACCCGGGAACCGGTGCAGCTGATCAACGGGCTGAACAAGGCCCTGAACCACATCCTGACCCTTGTGGAAGAAGATATGGCCATAAAGCTGGCCAGGGAGGAGTTATAGGCTCCAGCCCGGTGATTCAGGAATATTTTACAGGCTTTCTGGCCACCAGCCCGGCCATGTATCTTTCTGGATCATCCAGTCTGCCTTGATAACAGTCCAGGATGTCCCAGTCCTGAAAAAATTCCACCAGTTCGTTTTCCTGAAGGAGAAAATCCGGATTTTTGGGTTTACCCACCTTGGCCTGCCAGGCTGTAAAGGTCTCATACACCACCAGACCGCCGGGAATGACTGACCC
This genomic window contains:
- a CDS encoding ABC-type transport auxiliary lipoprotein family protein, producing the protein MKKNLISAAMVCAALLLLASCAPKKPGFERNNFLVETQRQLPAQDRLVNRPLTVRIFSVSPIYQGKEIIYRTPRNRVHSDFYNHYFVLPGPMITDSVKSWFRDSGLFASVVPVSSHLDTDLVLEGAINALYADYTDQHQPRAVLDISFLVLEFKGVEYEIVFHKQYRKETQLTTREPVQLINGLNKALNHILTLVEEDMAIKLAREEL
- a CDS encoding MlaD family protein, encoding MRTSPNYYTIGIFVTIGLILVLGFLIILGAGAIWRERVLIETYVDESIQGIDVGSHVKMRGVQIGNVEHISFVNIKYPEALLTEKRYVLLEISLSLKAFGDVTPEELETFLEQEAKKGLRVRMLPMGITGSSYIEIDYLDPVRHPPLPINWSPENTYVPSAPGTFTRLEETFESLSNTMAKLEQVDFRSTLDHLDELIVSLTATVKSLDLDHMTTQANLFMDELRETNLRISGILGPSSQQMAQDINIYNILSDTSHVMGDIRKGFERLGMDQEDGTLDQLFQTIANLSQATEDLPRTMQSIREAADAMHQGSAGFNRMTRRAHSLMASQNQKIEAILRDMEVTTRNLMDLTTDARRYPSYFLFGDKPLESDPR
- a CDS encoding glycosyltransferase family 9 protein; this encodes MPFNKIGVWQTAFLGDAVLTLPLLQTLNNACPQARLFFFVRKGLGRLFEPDTRFQTIEFDKYGADQGLSGLFRTARKIRKMDLDLWISPHASFRSAMIAVLSRIKARIGYSSPWPNVFAYPTRVDRRFTRLDEIERVLELLRPLKPDSIQTWPDLVLDKSSMNKAEQFWSSNISGRTLGIHPGSTWPTKQWPEAHFARIVDLTSTLPGVRVLIFAGPGEEKVVQNILNLSRKKDHVLNLAGRLNLPDLAAYIDRLDCYLTNDSGPMHLAWTRKTPVIALFGPTTRELGFFPRGKDSVVLESGLPCRPCGLHGHRHCPEGHHRCMLDITPETVMKYIKEMIHG
- a CDS encoding MlaE family lipid ABC transporter permease subunit — protein: MMPAGSFPETRAQELEWFFEESPEGFLRLTIRGNLNIRTASRLWKETDQHLGQKDFSGLDVDAGQVDYLDMSGQAFLLHFSRSMEQKGKKAKIFGLRQDFREMFDQLSCFDCLERPLAAKRSLLEELGKATVKLGHDIREFFTFVGQFVSALTYSLARPGTVRWKDVLLHIENVGAKAVFIITLIGFLMGLIISFQSAMPLKMFGAEIFVARLLGLSMVRELGPLVTAIILAGRTGSSFAAEIGTMKINEEISALRTMGLNPTRFLVVPRMLATMLVMPLLTIFFILFSLIGGAIVMVSLGYPLTTYISQVTMSLTMTDLAGGMFKALVFSLLVAWIGCVRGLQTTTGASAVGLSTTSAVVSGIVLIAVTDGIFAVTFYLLGI
- a CDS encoding ABC transporter ATP-binding protein; amino-acid sequence: MAEDNRPVISVQGLTMGFGNRVLMQNLNFEVFSGEIFVILGDSGSGKSTLLKHMIGLYTAQAGKILIQNQDLTSSTESGKMEILQKIGISYQSGALFGSMTLLENVRLPLEEFTDLSREAMDLVCRIKLHQVGLTGFENHMPSELSGGMQKRAAIARAMALDPGILFLDEPSAGLDPITSLELDELILSLAHSLKITFVIVTHELSSIFKIADRMIILDKKRKTAVAQGRPEDLKDNSPDPWVRAFLSREPFNRETSNHQLS
- a CDS encoding D-glycero-alpha-D-manno-heptose-1,7-bisphosphate 7-phosphatase; this translates as MKIRNIFLDRDGTFIQDMHYLKDPEKIRFIPGAVRAMQEMTRNQLKLFMVTNQSGIGRQYFTLDQYSRVHEYLEHLLADNSISLTGSAFCPHSPDDGCACRKPGPGMWVDLREKFQLKASESIMIGDKLSDLLFAGRCGFRAAILVLTGYGPATLEKMGLESRPGKWFEAGTIQKTPLLVAQDLFAAWNWIQKEL
- a CDS encoding glycosyltransferase family 9 protein, which translates into the protein MAESCVIVRLGSLGDVLLTTGVLAFAGKEQGLMFHVVTRSCFGDIFLNHPAVQEVIPVNLEDLTWQGWQKFCSSLVRTHPGKDLVDLHVNLRTFFLKRIWQGQVKTYPKFSLSRRFFALTGLDVFKNRLVSLNIPQRYAISMNQEAPDKASLIPRIFLSPEEQKEAATTLSFLEPGNPLVCLHPYATHQAKTWPRSRWQELTVLLEKNNLDWIVIGQDPNPLFPDHPRDLTNKTSIRQTGAVIARCVCLVTGDSGPMHLATAVDTPVVALFGPTSREWGFFPSGSRDLVLEADLKCRPCSLHGQVMGQCRNRCMELLEPQQVVQACLINGMDSNKQVS